CTGATGCAGAGTCATTTTCAACATCTCCCTCAGCTCTCGGAATATCATTGATAGCTAGGCATGGCATTACTAACGTAGTGGCATTTTTTGTATGGTGTACTTCCTGGCTGCTGCTGATACAAAAAAGAGGAGGCTGGACTGGCTAGAGGGACGAGCGACATCGTCGGACCAAGGCGCAAACCGAGGCAATAAAAAATGCTTTGGAATGTCAAAGTTTCGTAAGTTGTTCAATTTTTTTCTTAGAGGTGACCACGGAATTCTATCCCTACTGGTCATGTCAGATTTAGTATGAATGTGTTGGACATTAATGTTTGCTTGGTATGCAATGGTGCAAACGATACATGGCGATGTACATTAATAGATTGTAACATGCCAAAGTGTGTATGATCCCTTCTTGACAAAGATCTAGTTGAGCACTTGGTTGCATGCAAATAGTCAGATGCAAGTTTGTTGTTGCTTGATCTCACAGAGTCTTCAAATGATGGTGATTTCACTAAAGTTCTGGCCAGCTTATGGGCTATTTGGTGGCCGCGGCGCAAAGCCATACGCGAACAATAGTTCCGACCCCCAGTATCAACGTTGTGCTTTATCCAGAAATATTTGGCGACCTCCTTTGTTACCTCAGCATGCCAAGAATGCGAATCCATCCGGTCATTTGCAAAGGATAAAACGGTGTAAGCCAACCTCACAAATTTCTCTAAGATTAACCTGATGCGCCCGTTTCCAGGAATCAAGAAAAGGGCGCCATCGCTGCACTGTGTCGTCACGAGGACGGAACATATCTGGTGCTTCGATTGTGGTTTTGTTGAACTTAATTGTACCTGAGATTCTTGGAGCAATGACATCCAACGAGCGCCTGAATTCCCCCCTGATATGTATTTGAGAAAAGTTCAAGCGGAGACAGATTGCATGGCAAcggtgaagcatttgaaggaacaaTATCGTGGCTGTAGCACACCATGATTATTCAAGAGATCAAACCAAAGATTGGAGACATTAAAGCAACCATGATTGAGCATGAAATGAGAGAAGCTAATGATCTGGCTAAGGCCGCGCCATCCCTTGATCCTAGTGGTTATGTATGCCTCTTAAACACACCTGTGATTGCTTGTATTTTAAAATCTACAATAGTTTAATAAAGTGTTTTAAACCTCCTAACAACAGTCCGTGCATAGGGCGGGGTGAGAAACATCGCGCACCCGTACCCCACCTAATGGGTCAGCCCACTTGGGACTTCCCTGTGCAATTGTTTTGTTTCTTTTATCTTTTGATTTTATACTTTCTTTCTTATTTTTATTTCATGAACAATGTTCAATTCAATAACAAGGTTTTAAATTTTAAAACATTTTACAATtcgtgaatatttttaaattcatgattatttttatattttagaACTTTAATGAGAATGTTTTTGTTACACATATTTATAAATTGTTTCTAACTCcaggaacatttttttaaaatcacGAAGAGTTTTTGAATATTGCAACAAAAATACcatgaattttttttaatttcatgaaactttttcAAGGTCCCATATATTTTTAAAATTCTTGAACACATTTATATGTTGGTGAGTTTTGTTAAAATCCGTGAACAACTTTgtaattcatgaacatttttaaatgaatgaacattttcttaaattcCCTTACATTTTAATGCACAATCCTTTTTAAATTCAACTTCCTTCTCTAAATTCTGCAACATTTTTTAAACAATAGACTTTAAAATATCGATGATTTGTTTGAAAAGTTTGGAACATGATTTCCAATATTTTTATATTCATGATAAAGTTATAATttatgaacaatttttaaattcATTTTTAAAACCGCTTAACGTTTTAATTTTTAAAATCATATAACAAAGCTGTTTGtgaaagagaaagaaaaaaaaacactcAGTAAGCTTAATGAAGAATGCTTCCCTATAGGCTAATGCTTGCTACAACAGGTTACCGGGAGAAAAGCcaaaaaaagacaaagaaaactACTTGGAAACCAGAAGATGGCCAACCCACCCGCAGTACGGGTATGTGTGTCCTCGTTGTTCGACGCATGGGCAGAGCTACATGTCCTCGCTATTCGAACTTCGACGCACAACACAAAGAATAGGAGGTGCCTATTTGACTCGTTACACGATGAAAATCAAGCAAAAAGGCTTTCGATAAATTTTTGTCTTGTCGTTAATTTGAACTGGTCAATCACAGTAGCAAAGCAACCCCCCGTGACATGCCTGGGCATAGCCATGTTCGGTTTCAAAGCCAGTTTAAATAAATATATGATAACATTTTTTGTGCAGTTTTTTCAACAAAACATTAAATAAGTATGTAAATGTTCGTGGATTTGGAATGATGTTCgtgatttaaaaaatgttcatgaattttaaaacaTTTGTGAATTGGAataatgttcatgatttttttaaatggTAGCAGATTAAAAAAATACTCCATAGTTTTTAAAATTGTCCGTGAATCTGAAAACAATGTTCGCAAACATGAAAACTATTtctgaatttgaaaaatgtttttGAATTTTAGAAAATATTCACGTATTTGTTTTTTATGGATTTGAAATGGATTTTCAAAATcttcatgaatttcaaaaacaaattagaactCGTGCGTGAGTTTGTCGCTATACCCAACCTACGCACGCAAAGAAATTGTTGCAGGAATCTAGAATATAATCGGGTCTTGGTCCATGGCTAGTGGAGGGGGCACCCGCGATCGAGGGACACGAATCACCATAAGATACACTCAATAGCCCACGACAATAACCCAACCGGAGCTTAGTAGTCGATGGAAGGGGCCTCAGCAAAAGAGCGGTAGCGCTCATCCTCATCATGGAAGAGGAGGATCTGGGTTCCCACTAAAGAAGACATGTAGGTGCTTGTCGCTGACCCCATCAATGGTACGCCAAATGCTGATGGTGAGATTGGAGGCCATCGACTGAAGGTTAGCCAAGGTCAGACGTGGTTGGTGGCGAGAATTTTAAAAAGTAAAAAATATTTAAAAGTTTCATCAAATTTAACTTTTTCTCTATGAAAAGTGAAAACTTACAAATATTTACTACATATCTCTAAAGTTTCATAAAATAATATGCTAATTCGTAAGCTACACAAAAATAAACAAATTTCTGGCGAATAAAGCCCTTTTTCTATATACTTCCTCCGATCCAAATTAATTGATgcaactttagtacaaagttgtactaaagctGCGTACTAAagctttagtacaaagttgtactaaaccTGCATACATATTTTTATGTACGACATGCATGAACATATATTATTAGTGACATTTCGTAGGTACGTTGTATACATGTATATGTGTGCATGTACTTTTTGTCAGTTTTTTTAGATGAGACAATACAATTttcaataaataaataaatatgggGCTCCAAGGAGCCTGTCCTCTGAAAGGCATTTTTCTAGCCCCCGCCCCCTCCATTCCAAGAGGCCAAAATATGAAATAAAGAGGAAAGCTTTTGGTCTTCCCTTGACATGTTGGTTGCCATCCTTTTTCTTGCATTGCCTCCTAACGTCGAGTCCTTGACCTGTGCCTGAGCGTGTCTCCATCACACGTTGCCCCTGCACGCGACGCTCTTTGTATCTATACGGGGTGCCAAAAGTATATTGTCCGGCGTCGATGCCACGACATTTtgattccaaaatttagcatgaggTTGCATTTTTAAAACTTTGTGCAAGTTCTCTTTCATGACCTACATTGTATTTTGTTGATGCAGTCAAACAACATTAATAGTGCTAGATTGTTGTGGGCTCGCCACATGTTCGACACATGTTGATGTGGTGTACAACCTGACAATGTAGCAGACAAGGACAACACATCAAGCGGTTGAGCGGTTGGATTACACAAAACCATAACGTTGTTTGCATGGTGACAAAGGCTTAGATAGAGCAGTGCTTCTCTAGCTATTTGTACATGCTAAGAGGAAGAGTCAACTAAGTTTTAGATGGCTTGGTATGTCACACCTACCTTAGCTAGAGGGAGATAAAATGAGAAGGGTGGTGATGGCTATGGAATACACCGCCATAAGCGCAAGTACAGAAGTTTATTGCTGAGTTTTTCTTTGTTGACAAAGGATATCAGACACAAGGAAGTGTTGAAAAAAGATCAAAACAAGGATAAAAAGTAGGATAACCCAGATCACTCAGACTAGCTGAACTCTCCAGAACAAATACAACCTAGGTGGTTTGACTAACATAGGGGGTTTTCTAATTCTGTTTCATGGAGCATAACTCTATTTGTTTGTGCACTTGTATTTCACTTGCTTGCTGAACTTAATCTTTATCTTCAAAAAATACAGAAGATTTTTTTAAATCATGTCATCTACTATGTGAACTTCTGCTAAATTACCTAGTAAGAAATAATTAGATTCTCCTCTATTTTAAGACATTTACTTACTCTACCATCACATCCATCATTATGCACTTCATTTTTTTATGTCACAGTCATTTGAGGCTATGGTTATGTCTACCCATGTGTATAATATTTACCTCAATAGAATGCTCAGGTATATAATCAAGGTGCTCATTTTCATGATATGTCACCTTTACACCCTAGTTAACCTCCATCACCTATTACCCCAATAAAATTTGATATTGAATTTAGTAGAGCCTTTATTAACTTTGATATTGAAAATGGTTCTCATGTTCTTATTGATATGATTAGAAGGAAGTTTTGGGTCAATGCTTTCAACCTAAAGAATATTTTTGTGCTTCACTTATCTATATTAAATACGATGCTTCTGAACTTTCCATAGATTTATATGTTGCATACACATCTATTTCCTTTGAAGTTTAATGGCATGTCTTACTAAATATTTTTTGAACTAACCTACTAATAGTTGCAAGAAATTCACAATTTTTTCCTTTGGTGTGTAGGGTCTTCACGGATTTTGATAGATCACTAGGAAACTTCAAGGTTATGTGCAATTTGGAGTGACATAAATCTGTCCTTGTGGGATTAGTTCTTAGAGTTCATCTTATTATGCTTTGTAGATGGAGTCAAATGAAGAAAGTCAAAACATTAAAGTTGTTCTCCATATACTTACCTTCAAAAAGCACATTTAAACATTGAAAACAAGTTCCATATGCATTATGGCATCCAAATCATTATTTACACAAACTACCACTTTCGAGGGCCAGAGGGAGGAGGTGGCGCGATTAAGTTTATGACAATACACAACTTATGGATTTCGATGATCCTATGGACTCATGGGAATGTAAGGAAGACTTTCGAAGGCACTAAATATCACCACTAGATATCCAGTTTTAGTTGACGGTGATACTATACTGATAACCATTGGATAAGTAAATTGACGTTTAGGTGTTAGATGTACAACATGCTTGGTCAACCATTTCTACCGATAGCTGGTAATATTATCCTTCTAAATTCCCTGGTTGTATTTCACGGACATTGGCCTACCGGCAAAGCATTGGTCGACAACTTCCGGTCAAAGGTCCCTCATGACTGCTTCCAATGGTTCTAACTGTCGACCATTTCAATTGTTACGTGTTCATCCATAACCATTTCCCATTGGCATGCTTGTGAATGTATTCTTGATTGTGTGGTATTACTTTGGATGAGGGAACTTTTTCAATGTCAGCTATTACAGTTGCAATGCCAACCCAATGTGCTTATATATATTGGTATCAATATAGACATTTCAAATAGGGAACAATCAACGACAATGAGTTTTATTGAACATGATAAATATTATGCAAACTGGTAACATAGTATAGCCAGAAAGCATGTACATGTTTGAAGAAGCATAGACTAGTAATCAAGCCCCATAGATGAGAATCCTGGCTTAAGATCCGCCCTTACTTAGGGTGAAGATCAATATAATCGCTGGGACCATAGACCTCAAATAGTTCAGCAAAAAAACCATTCTTCCTTCTTGGGTTGCATCCCATGTCCCGACATAAGTTATCTTTGTACCAGGTATTAAGAAGTCCAATGCATGACGAACGGAATTCCCCACGAGAGTAGCGCTTCATGAACTTCTCCCATTCAAGGACATCCCTCTGCATTGCTTTAACATTTGGTAACCTAAATCCACCATCCATGAAATGAGCCAGCCACTTGGTCCGTAGTTCTGAAGTGTGCAGATTTGTATAGCTCTCAGAATATCCAATGACCGCAAGTTGTGGAATATTAGGATGTATGCACTCCCTATGTAAATAATTCAAATTAATTAACAAACTCTTCAGCAATTACTTgaagaaaatttaaaattatGTCTATTGTGTTGACCTATAGAGTGGTACAGTAGTGGATGCCGAGCCAATGGAAATACTCTGGAAGTATTTCGATGTGAACATGTTCTTGATGTTTTCATCACCATTGAATCCTGTTCCGAAGATAACTATGTCACTCTTTACCAACGAAGGTTCACCTTCAACAAGCACACCTTCTTTGCAAAAGCTGAAGGTCTTTGACTTCTTCAAAATGATGCTTCCTTCCTCTAGATTCTTGTAATGATCGTTTGGTGCAAGTTCAAGCAAACACCCCACTATCCCCTCAAATAAACTATGGTCAGGAACCATGTCATGCTTCTTCATTATAATGGAGTAGTAGCTCTCAGCGAACTTCGAAAACATCAACCTCTTCACATACACAAAACGAGGATACACTTGTTAGGATTTAGTATAAAATAAAACCATTTACACTTTCAATAATATTAAGGTTAGCACTTGTATAAAAAGGTAATATGTTGCATTACCAGTGGAGTCAAGATTGTAGCTAACAAGCTAAGGAGGAAGCCTTCAGCAGGTTTGTGAATAAGGAGTTCAGCGAACCGAGTTAGATAGAAATTGGATATGTCGACACCCCAAGCATTGAAGTCTGGTACGATCCATTGCTTGGTTCGGACAATCATTGTACACGGTTTCTCGATACCTAAAGAACATGTAAATAATATGTGATACAATTATAATCGTATGGTTTCATTTTTATGCAGGAAACTATGAAAACTAAGAGCAGATAATCATTATAGACAATACACACGAAATGTATAATATGGAATGATGTAGAAAAATGGATATAATAGTGCTTCAGTTTACATGCTCTAAGTCTTATATATTATCCTATGCGCAAGAGAAACAAAGGTATGTTTAAAATGAAGGGTCATATATTTGTACCATTCACATCTACACATTCATTAGCAATGTCAAGGGCTGAGTGTCCATAGCCAACAATAGTCACACGCTTGCCCTTGATCATCTCCTTAGCTTTTTTGCTACCCATTTTAGAGTAGTCAATGGAGTGGATCACTTCTCCATCAAATGCTTCCGGGCCTCTACCAGGGGGTAATTTAGGTATGTTGGGAACATTGCTGAACCTTCCAATACAAAGAATCACAAAGTCCGCCATGTGTACCTAGAGAATAAATGTTTATGAATAATCACACGTGAAAAGTAAagtagtatagtactccctccgtccggaaatacttttcatcaaaatggataaaagaagatgtatctagacgtattttagttctagatacatcccttttcatccattttgatgacaagtattttcggacggagggagtagatgataTGTGTTGGAGGAGAATATCTAGTAACAAACTGTAACACCCCGTCAAAATTTTATATAGCACCAACATTACACTTCTGTCTTTGCTTCTTGTCAAAGGGTTACAGCTAGCGGGCCGGCAAGATTGGATTTTTTGTTGCTGTTGTTGCAGTGCAGGGGACAAGATTGGATGCGTATCTTCATCCGTATTACCAAAATGTAGTATATTCGTTACCTGCATGTGACCTTGGTCGTCGGCCACAGTGAGGCGCCACTGTCCGTCGCCGGAGCCAAATGCGTCAGCGCAGCCAGCCCACTCCTCCCACGccttcacctcctcctcggcgACGCCGACGTACTCCATCCCGGCCACGCGATGCCCGAACCTGATGCAGTCGAGCACCCCGAAGTGGCGGGCGTAGGCGTGGAGGTAGTCGGCGACCTGGTGGTTGTTGGGGTACTCCTCCGTGACGGAGTCTGGCCACGGGAAGTCCGTGTACTGGTACATGGTCCGCGACGTCTGGAGCCTGGTGCAGTCCGGGGTGTGCGCCCACACACCGCCGACGACGGCGTCCGCCTCG
This sequence is a window from Aegilops tauschii subsp. strangulata cultivar AL8/78 chromosome 7, Aet v6.0, whole genome shotgun sequence. Protein-coding genes within it:
- the LOC109734066 gene encoding probable flavin-containing monooxygenase 1; its protein translation is MGMEKKSVAIIGAGVSGLAACKHLLERGCRPVVFEADAVVGGVWAHTPDCTRLQTSRTMYQYTDFPWPDSVTEEYPNNHQVADYLHAYARHFGVLDCIRFGHRVAGMEYVGVAEEEVKAWEEWAGCADAFGSGDGQWRLTVADDQGHMQVHMADFVILCIGRFSNVPNIPKLPPGRGPEAFDGEVIHSIDYSKMGSKKAKEMIKGKRVTIVGYGHSALDIANECVDVNGIEKPCTMIVRTKQWIVPDFNAWGVDISNFYLTRFAELLIHKPAEGFLLSLLATILTPLRLMFSKFAESYYSIIMKKHDMVPDHSLFEGIVGCLLELAPNDHYKNLEEGSIILKKSKTFSFCKEGVLVEGEPSLVKSDIVIFGTGFNGDENIKNMFTSKYFQSISIGSASTTVPLYRECIHPNIPQLAVIGYSESYTNLHTSELRTKWLAHFMDGGFRLPNVKAMQRDVLEWEKFMKRYSRGEFRSSCIGLLNTWYKDNLCRDMGCNPRRKNGFFAELFEVYGPSDYIDLHPK